In Acropora palmata chromosome 7, jaAcrPala1.3, whole genome shotgun sequence, one genomic interval encodes:
- the LOC141886271 gene encoding prolyl 4-hydroxylase subunit alpha-2-like, whose protein sequence is MASKQALLASFYYLIGMTVLVDCEMFTALSHLQRLVNIEMELSDALDDYIAEQEARLRRLKIFSQDVNVAMEQAKSNRDKYIGHPVNTYLMVKRFVKDWPAHVKSVEQEGDSEALLLDKLDNYRKYYPGQEDLEGSMDAIKRLQDVYELKPFDFTGGQFGIHTALGSFLTAMDAYNFGRGAYVSEDMENTQQWMQESLRLLDMEADNPKEKPSRFSILDHLAWSSYQLGDVREAINYTIEALQVLPNHQRSLSNLRNFKEAQKLLGEKRSKESNPGVQEFGYLASGLSQSTLKSFDWFEERRIFKKLCQGEPMPQAPQSPERLRCFYKTGHPLCTIRRCPVEVVFTNPDIMILPNLVSDEEIERVIKISEPLLNRATVHNPLTGKLEVAKYRISKSCWLNGGHDELIDKINRRMTAITGMNLETAEDFQVQNYGLAGHYDPHFDFSRDLENSSLGQLGTGNRIATILLYMTDVEAGGATVFPYVGARVKPKKGDAVFWYNMLRSGEGDFRTRHAGCPVVKGWKWVSNKWLHEYGNEFTRPCSLSPDE, encoded by the exons ATGGCATCGAAGCAAGCTCTACTGGCTTcgttttattatcttattggAATGACTGTTCTAGTCGACTGCGAAATGTTCACGGCTTTGTCGCATTTGCAACGTCTGGTTAATATAGAGATGGAACTATCCGATGCACTCGACGATTACATCGCCGAACAAGAAGCGCGCTTACGTagactgaaaatattttcccaAGATGTCAATGTAGCCATGGAACAAGCAAAATCAAACAGGGATAAGTACATAGGGCACCCAGTCAATACTTATTTAATGGTCAAGCGGTTTGTAAAAGATTGGCCAGCACACGTGAAATCTGTTGAACAAGAAGGCGACTCTGAAG CTCTTCTCCTGGATAAGCTTGACAATTACCGGAAGTATTACCCCGGTCAAGAGGACTTAGAGGGTTCAATGGACGCTATAAAACGGTTACAAGATGTGTATGAGTTGAAACCGTTCGACTTCACCGGAGGTCAGTTCGGCATCCACACGGCCTTAGGCTCCTTTCTGACCGCCATGGACGCGTACAATTTTGGCCGCGGAGCTTACGTCTCCGAAGACATGGAAAACACGCAGCAGTGGATGCAAGAGTCGCTGAGACTCTTGGATATGGAAGCGGATAATCCAAAGGAGAAGCccagtcggttttctattttagatCATCTAGCCTGGTCTTCCTATCAG CTTGGAGACGTGAGAGAGGCGATTAACTATACTATTGAAGCTCTGCAAGTCT tgCCTAATCACCAGAGATCATTGTCAAATCTTCGCAATTTTAAAGAAGCACAGAAACTTCTCGGCGAGAAACGGTCAAAAGAATCAAACCCTGGAGTACAGGAATTCGGTTACCTGGCCAGCGGACTCTCACAAAGCACGCTGAAATCGTTTGACTGGTTCGAGGAAAGGAGGATCTTTAAGAAGCTCTGCCAAGGAGAGCCAATGCCTCAA GCTCCTCAAAGTCCAGAGCGACTGAGATGTTTTTACAAGACGGGTCACCCGCTTTGTACAATACGCCGCTGCCCTGTTGAAGTTGTGTTTACAAATCCTGACATTATGATCCTACCCAATTTGGTCTCTGATGAGGAAATAGAAAGAGTCATCAAGATATCAGAACCTCTG CTCAACAGAGCCACAGTTCACAACCCATTGACAGGAAAGTTGGAGGTGGCGAAGTATAGAATAAGTAAAAG TTGCTGGTTAAACGGAGGACACGATGAACTCATCGACAAAATAAATCGGCGAATGACAGCGATAACTGGGATGAACTTGGAGACTGCTGAAGATTTCCAG GTTCAAAACTATGGATTAGCTGGTCACTACGACCCGCACTTCGACTTCTCAAGG GATCTTGAGAATTCTTCTCTTGGTCAGCTGGGAACTGGAAACAGAATTGCCACTATTCTTTTATAT ATGACAGATGTTGAGGCTGGTGGCGCGACAGTATTTCCTTATGTTGGGGCTCGAGTGAAACCTAAAAAG GGAGACGCAGTTTTCTGGTACAACATGCTTCGATCAGGCGAGGGTGATTTCAGAACACGCCATGCTGGGTGCCCTGTCGTAAAAGGGTGGAAATGGG TTTCGAACAAGTGGCTCCATGAATATGGGAATGAATTTACGCGACCATGCTCTCTGTCACCGGACGAATAG